DNA sequence from the Alkalilimnicola ehrlichii MLHE-1 genome:
ACCTTGGCCGACCGCTTCATCCAACACAGTGGCGCGTTGAGCAACCGGGAGATGGCCGAACAGGTGCTCGACTCCATGGATTTGGAGCGCGAGCGCGGCATCACCATCAAGGCCCAGAGCGTCTCCCTGGAGTACCGGGCAAAGGACGGGCAGACCTACGAGCTTAACTTTATCGACACCCCCGGCCACGTGGACTTCTCCTACGAAGTGTCGCGCTCGCTGTTCGCCTGTGAGGGCGCGCTGCTGGTGGTGGATGCCTCCCAGGGGGTGGAGGCGCAGAGTGTGGCCAACTGCTACACGGCGGTGGACCAGGGCCTGGAGATCATCCCGGTGCTGAACAAGATCGATCTGCCCTCTTCGGATCCGCAGCGGGTGATCCAGCAGATCGAGGAGATCATCGGGCTAGACGGCGAGGAGGCGCTGAAGATCAGTGCCAAGACCGGCGAGGGGATCGAAGAGCTGCTGGAGGCGCTGGTGCAGCGGGTGCCAGCCCCCAAGGGGGACCCGGAGGCAGCGCTGAAGGCGCTGATCATCGACTCCTGGTTTGACAACTACCTGGGGGTGGTGGCTTTGGTCCGGGTCTTCGACGGCGCGCTGAAAAAGGGCGATCGGATCCGCGTCATGTCCACGGGCCGGGAGTTCCAGGTGGACGAGCTGGGCTTTTTTACCCCCAAGCGGGTGCTGCGTGACCGGCTGGACACCGGCCAGGTCGGCTTCGTGGTGGCCGGGATCAAGGACATCGACGGGGCGCCGGTGGGCGACACCCTGACTTCGGCGCAGAAGCCGGCGGACAGCCCGGTACCCGGTTTTAAGAAGGTGCAGCCAAGGGTGTTCGCGGGCGTCTTTCCCACCAGCTCGGACGACTTCGAGAACTTCCGGACCGCACTGGAGAAGTTGCGTCTGAACGATGCCTCCCTGCATTTCGAGCCGGAGACCTCGCAGGCCTTGGGCTTCGGTTTCCGTTGCGGCTTCCTCGGCATGTTGCACATGGAGATCGTCCAGGAGCGTCTGGAACGCGAGTACGGCCTGGACCTGATCACCACCGCCCCCACCGTGGTCCATGAAGTGCTCACCACCGACGGCGAGACGCTTTATATCCACAACCCTTCTGAGCTGCCGGCGCCGAACAAGATCGAGGACATCCGCGAGCCCATTATCGCGGCCAGCATCCTGGTGCCCGAGGAGCACGTGGGCAATGTCATCAAGCTCTGCGTGGAGAAGCGCGGGGTGCAGAAAGAGATGCAGTACGTCGGCAACCAGATCTCGCTGGTGTATGAGATGCCTATGGGCGAGGTGGTGCTCGATTTCTTCGACCGGCTCAAGTCGGTCTCCCGGGGGTTTGCCTCCTTTGACTATGAATTCAAGCGCTTCCAGTCCGCCGATCTGGTGAAGGTGGACGTGCTGATCAATGGTGACAAGGTGGACGCCCTGGCGGTGATCGTGCACCGCGATCAGGCCCAGAGCCGCGGCCGGGAGTTGACCGACAAGCTCAAGGAGATCATCCCGCGGCAGATGTTCGAGGTGGCGATCCAGGCCGCCATCGGCAACCACGTCATTGCCCGCAGCACCGTCAAGGCGCTGCGCAAGAACGTAACCGCCAAGTGCTACGGTGGCGATATCAGTCGTAAACGCAAGTTGCTGGAGAAACAGAAGGCGGGCAAGAAGCGCATGAAGCAAGTCGGTAAGGTCGAGATCCCGCAGGAGGCGTTCCTGGCCGTACTGCAGGTGGACAACAAAAAGTCATAGGGAAGACGCCCGTGAATCTGGATTTTGAACTCCTGCTCGTGCTGCTGACCCTGGTCACCGGCGTGATCTGGGCCTGGGACCGGTTCTACCGGCGCCGACGGCTGCCGGAGGCCGAGCGCGACCAGCCGCCGCCCTGGTATATCGACTTCCCCAAGTCGCTGTTCCCGGTGATCCTGGCGGTCCTGCTGATC
Encoded proteins:
- the lepA gene encoding translation elongation factor 4, with protein sequence MNRIRNFSIIAHIDHGKSTLADRFIQHSGALSNREMAEQVLDSMDLERERGITIKAQSVSLEYRAKDGQTYELNFIDTPGHVDFSYEVSRSLFACEGALLVVDASQGVEAQSVANCYTAVDQGLEIIPVLNKIDLPSSDPQRVIQQIEEIIGLDGEEALKISAKTGEGIEELLEALVQRVPAPKGDPEAALKALIIDSWFDNYLGVVALVRVFDGALKKGDRIRVMSTGREFQVDELGFFTPKRVLRDRLDTGQVGFVVAGIKDIDGAPVGDTLTSAQKPADSPVPGFKKVQPRVFAGVFPTSSDDFENFRTALEKLRLNDASLHFEPETSQALGFGFRCGFLGMLHMEIVQERLEREYGLDLITTAPTVVHEVLTTDGETLYIHNPSELPAPNKIEDIREPIIAASILVPEEHVGNVIKLCVEKRGVQKEMQYVGNQISLVYEMPMGEVVLDFFDRLKSVSRGFASFDYEFKRFQSADLVKVDVLINGDKVDALAVIVHRDQAQSRGRELTDKLKEIIPRQMFEVAIQAAIGNHVIARSTVKALRKNVTAKCYGGDISRKRKLLEKQKAGKKRMKQVGKVEIPQEAFLAVLQVDNKKS